Proteins from a genomic interval of Dermacentor variabilis isolate Ectoservices chromosome 8, ASM5094787v1, whole genome shotgun sequence:
- the LOC142591189 gene encoding uncharacterized protein LOC142591189 produces MTVYALVFLALFFRIGGAEYASTCSNFSFPNFLDIGSCLNSSGNLCTADSEGVTGFVAELTKCTFAGLATLDIGTQTYLTTEFLKFLLRAETDDFGVVYPFIIDVCKSLSTGIGFLTGGILRINCSALDFDRAVVCSDPIFISVQATTPFAQCLGKNGLTCDNFDPVYEPLALGSLRVLACLIYYTITTSPAEVGGQFGCDFVTIISRILGSAASKALTPFLCTVQNILMLECAGITC; encoded by the exons ATGACTGTTTATGCTCTTGTCTTCCTCGCTTTATTCTTTCGAATCGGCGGAGCTGAATATG CATCTACGTGCTCAAACTTCAGCTTCCCGAACTTTCTAGATATCGGAAGT tgcCTGAATTCTTCTGGGAATTTGTGCACCGCCGATTCG GAAGGTGTCACCGGTTTCGTAGCTGAGCTCACAAAG TGCACGTTTGCTGGGCTTGCCACACTTGACATAGGAACTCAGACGTACTTGACAACCGAGTTTCTAAAGTTTCTGCTACGTGCAGAAACAGACGATTTTG GGGTGGTATATCCTTTCATAATCGACGTATGCAAGAGCCTGAGCACCGGTATTGGTTTTTTGACTGGAGGCATCCTGCGAATTAATTGCTCCGCGCTGGACTTCGACCGAGCGGTGGTCTGTAGTGATCCCATCTTCATAAGCGTCCAGGCAACTACACCATTTGCCCAG TGCTTGGGCAAGAACGGGCTCACGTGTGATAACTTTGATCCAGTTTAC GAACCCCTTGCTCTTGGATCGTTGCGAGTTCTTGCG tGTCTTATCTACTACACTATTACAACATCTCCGGCTGAAGTTGGAGGGCAGTTTGGATGCGACTTCGTTACAATTATTTCCAGAATATTGGGCAGCGCTGCATCCAAGGCGCTCACGCCCTTTCTATGCACAGTTCAAAATATTTTAATGCTCGAATGCGCTGGCATCACGTGCTAG